From Anopheles coluzzii chromosome 3, AcolN3, whole genome shotgun sequence, the proteins below share one genomic window:
- the LOC120956982 gene encoding protein stunted isoform X2 → MAAWRTAGLNYINYSNIAARLLRKALKPELRVQAARRDDSHIKFTKWQGGKPENEK, encoded by the exons ATGGCTGCCTGGAGAACTGCCGGACTGAA CTACATCAACTATTCCAACATTGCCGCCCGGCTGCTCCGTAAAGCGCTCAAGCCGGAGCTGCGAGTTCAAGCTGCCCGCCGCGATGATTCGCACATCAAGTTCACCAAATGGCAGGGTGGCAAGCCGGAAA
- the LOC120956982 gene encoding protein stunted isoform X1: protein MAAWRTAGLNYINYSNIAARLLRKALKPELRVQAARRDDSHIKFTKWQGGKPEKALSE from the exons ATGGCTGCCTGGAGAACTGCCGGACTGAA CTACATCAACTATTCCAACATTGCCGCCCGGCTGCTCCGTAAAGCGCTCAAGCCGGAGCTGCGAGTTCAAGCTGCCCGCCGCGATGATTCGCACATCAAGTTCACCAAATGGCAGGGTGGCAAGCCGGAAA
- the LOC120956982 gene encoding protein stunted isoform X3, with product MAAWRTAGLNYINYSNIAARLLRKALKPELRVQAARRDDSHIKFTKWQGGKPESK from the exons ATGGCTGCCTGGAGAACTGCCGGACTGAA CTACATCAACTATTCCAACATTGCCGCCCGGCTGCTCCGTAAAGCGCTCAAGCCGGAGCTGCGAGTTCAAGCTGCCCGCCGCGATGATTCGCACATCAAGTTCACCAAATGGCAGGGTGGCAAGCCGGAAAGTAAGTAA